In Columba livia isolate bColLiv1 breed racing homer chromosome Z, bColLiv1.pat.W.v2, whole genome shotgun sequence, one DNA window encodes the following:
- the LOC135577409 gene encoding interferon-like — MAAPHTPRPRLPHGAPALLLLLTALAAATACHHLRPRHATFPWDSLQLLQAMAPSPTQPCHHQHAPSFPDTLLNTPRSQQPAAALTILQHLLQILSSNSIPQHWHNQAREHLLNSLHHHSQQLQQCLTPNRMLFRTQGPRNLLLTIDKYFGDIQDFLRTHNHSACAWDHVRLQAHDCFQHLHNLTSTTPN, encoded by the coding sequence atGGCTGCGCCACACACCCCACGGCCCCGCCTGCCGCACGGCGCCCCGgcgctcctgctcctcctcacgGCTctcgccgccgccaccgcctgCCACCACCTGCGGCCCCGCCACGCCACCTTCCCCTGGGacagcctccagctcctccaggccatggctcccagccccacacagccctgccaccaccagcacGCGCCCTCCTTCCCCGACACGCTCCTCAACACCCCTCGCTCCCAACAACCCGCCGCCGCCCTCACCATCCTCCAGCACCTCTTGCAAATCCTCAGCAGCAACAGCATCCCCCAACACTGGCACAACCAGGCACGGGAACACCTCCTCAACAGCCTCCAccaccacagccagcagctccagcagtgcCTGACGCCCAACAGGATGCTCTTCCGAACGCAAGGACCCCGCAACCTGCTGCTCACCATCGACAAATACTTCGGCGACATCCAGGACTTCCTCCGCACCCACAACCACAGCGCCTGCGCCTGGGACCACGTCCGCCTCCAAGCTCACGACTGCTTCCAGCACCTCCACAACCTCACCAGCACCACCCCCAATTAG
- the LOC135577344 gene encoding LOW QUALITY PROTEIN: uncharacterized protein LOC135577344 (The sequence of the model RefSeq protein was modified relative to this genomic sequence to represent the inferred CDS: deleted 1 base in 1 codon): MAAPHTPRPRLPHGAPALLLLLTALAAATACHHLRPRHATFPWDSLQLLRAMAPSPTQPCHHQHAPSFPDTLLNTPRSQQPAAALTILQHLLQILSSNSIPQHWHNQAREHLLNSLHHHSQQLQQCLTPNRMLFRTQGPRNLLLTIHKYFGDIQDFLRTHNHSACAWDHVRLQAHICFQYMDQLLGQVKSQSALPSTKPVCAQHPFPANTSGCRRSRGRSSPGWDRSAPLPDRSRRPQGNAVCSGADNGNNGMQKSLRFRLGAMAANVADLFSTSHTGQIKLTGGNVGPLMNELGALLTEDTEKAEFLNAFFVSVCSAGGWPEEPRTPEAPQEGRTMEEFAMVDGDWVREQRSKLDMHKSVGPDGMHPDVDRKLAEEKNPESRDQ; this comes from the exons atGGCTGCGCCACACACCCCACGGCCCCGCCTGCCGCACGGCGCCCCGgcgctcctgctcctcctcacgGCTctcgccgccgccaccgcctgCCACCACCTGCGGCCCCGCCACGCCACCTTCCCCTGGGacagcctccagctcctccgggccatggctcccagccccacacagccctgccaccaccagcacGCGCCCTCCTTCCCCGACACCCTCCTCAACACCCCCCGCTCCCAACAACCCGCCGCCGCCCTCACCATCCTCCAGCACCTCTTGCAAATCCTCAGCAGCAACAGCATCCCCCAACACTGGCACAACCAGGCACGGGAACACCTCCTCAACAGCCTCCAccaccacagccagcagctccagcagtgcCTGACACCCAACAGGATGCTCTTCCGAACACAAGGACCCCGCAACCTGCTGCTCACCATCCACAAATACTTCGGGGACATCCAGGACTTCCTCCGCACCCACAATCACAGCGCCTGCGCCTGGGACCACGTCCGCCTCCAAGCTCACATCTGCTTCCAATACATGGACCAACTCCTAGGGCAGGTGAAGAGCCAAAGCGCT CTGCCCTCCACCAAACCCGTCTGCGCCCAACACCCATTCCCAGCCAACACCAGCGGCTGCAGACGGAGCAGAGGCCGCAGCAGCCCGGGCTGGGATCGCTCAGCACCGCTCCCAGACAGGAGCCGACGGCCACAAGGGA ATGCTGTTTGCTCTGGAGCTGATAACGGTAACAACGGGATGCAGAAGAGTCTCAGGTTTAGACTTGGTGCTATGGCAGCCAACGTTGCTGATCTATTTTCCACGTCCC atacagggcagataaaactaacaggAGGCAATGTAGGGCCACTGATGAATGAGCTGGGtgccctgctgacagaagacacagagaaggcagagttcctgaacgccttctttgtctctgtctgctctgccggaggctggcctgaggagccccgtacccctgaggccccacaggaaggcaggacaatggaggagtttgccatGGTTGATggggactgggttagggagcaaagAAGCAAGCTGGACATGCATAAATCcgtgggtccggatgggatgcaccc TGACGTGGACCgcaaactggctgaagagaaGAATCCCGAGAGCCGTGATCAATGA
- the LOC135577408 gene encoding interferon-like, translated as MAAPHTPRPRLPHGTPALLLLLTALAAATACHHLRPRHATFPWDSLQLLRAMAPSPTQPCHHQHAPSFPDTLLNTPRSQQPAAALTILQHLLQILSSNSIPQHWHNQAREHLLNSLHHHSQQLQQCLTPNRMLFRTQGPRNLLLTIDKYFGDIQDFLRTHNHSACAWDHVRLQAHDCFQHLHNLTSTTPN; from the coding sequence atGGCTGCGCCACACACCCCACGGCCCCGCCTGCCGCACGGCACCCCGgcgctcctgctcctcctcacgGCTctcgccgccgccaccgcctgCCACCACCTGCGGCCCCGCCACGCCACCTTCCCCTGGGacagcctccagctcctccgggccatggctcccagccccacacagccctgccaccaccagcacGCGCCCTCCTTCCCCGACACCCTCCTCAACACCCCCCGCTCCCAACAACCCGCCGCCGCCCTCACCATCCTCCAGCACCTCTTGCAAATCCTCAGCAGCAACAGCATCCCCCAACACTGGCACAACCAGGCACGGGAACACCTCCTCAACAGCCTCCAccaccacagccagcagctccagcagtgcCTGACACCCAACAGGATGCTCTTCCGAACACAAGGACCCCGCAACCTGCTGCTCACCATCGACAAATACTTCGGGGACATCCAGGACTTCCTCCGCACCCACAACCACAGCGCCTGCGCCTGGGACCACGTCCGCCTCCAAGCTCACGACTGCTTCCAGCACCTCCACAACCTCACCAGCACCACCCCCAATTAG
- the LOC135577345 gene encoding LOW QUALITY PROTEIN: uncharacterized protein LOC135577345 (The sequence of the model RefSeq protein was modified relative to this genomic sequence to represent the inferred CDS: deleted 1 base in 1 codon) — translation MAAPHTPRPRLPHGAPALLLLLTALAAATACHHLRPRHATFPWDSLQLLRAMAPSPTQPCHHQHAPSFPDTLLNTPRSQQPAAALTILQHLLQILSSNSIPQHWHNQAREHLLNSLHHHSQQLQQCLTPNRMLFRTQGPRNLLLTIHKYFGDIQDFLRTHNHSACAWDHVRLQAHICFQYMDQLLGQVKSQSALPSTKPACAQHPFPANNSGCRRSRGRSSPGWDRSAPLPDRSRRPQGNAVCSGADNGNNGMQKSLRFRLGAMAANVADLFSTSHTGQIKLTGGNVGPLMNELGALLTEDTEKAEFLNAFFVSVCSAGGWPEEPRTPEAPQEGRTMEEFAMVDGDWVREQRSKLDMHKSVGPDGMHPRVLRELAEVIAEPLPIIFANDVDLKLAEEKKPESRDQ, via the exons atGGCTGCGCCACACACCCCACGGCCCCGCCTGCCGCACGGCGCCCCGgcgctcctgctcctcctcacgGCTctcgccgccgccaccgcctgCCACCACCTGCGGCCCCGCCACGCCACCTTCCCCTGGGacagcctccagctcctccgggccatggctcccagccccacacagccctgccaccaccagcacGCGCCCTCCTTCCCCGACACCCTCCTCAACACCCCCCGCTCCCAACAACCCGCCGCCGCCCTCACCATCCTCCAGCACCTCTTGCAAATCCTCAGCAGCAACAGCATCCCCCAACATTGGCACAACCAGGCACGGGAACACCTCCTCAACAGCCTCCAccaccacagccagcagctccagcagtgcCTGACACCCAACAGGATGCTCTTCCGAACACAAGGACCCCGCAACCTGCTGCTCACCATCCACAAATACTTCGGGGACATCCAGGACTTCCTCCGCACCCACAATCACAGCGCCTGCGCCTGGGACCACGTCCGCCTCCAAGCTCACATCTGCTTCCAATACATGGACCAACTCCTAGGGCAGGTGAAGAGCCAAAGCGCT CTGCCCTCCACCAAACCCGCCTGCGCCCAACACCCATTCCCAGCCAACAACAGCGGCTGCAGACGGAGCAGAGGCCGCAGCAGCCCGGGCTGGGATCGCTCAGCACCGCTCCCAGACAGGAGCCGACGGCCACAAGGGA ATGCTGTTTGCTCTGGAGCTGATAACGGTAACAACGGGATGCAGAAGAGTCTCAGGTTTAGACTTGGTGCTATGGCAGCCAACGTTGCTGATCTATTTTCCACGTCCC atacagggcagataaaactaacaggAGGCAATGTAGGGCCACTGATGAATGAGCTGGGtgccctgctgacagaagacacagagaaggcagagttcctgaacgccttctttgtctctgtctgctctgctggaggctggcctgaggagccccgtacccctgaggccccacaggaaggcaggacaatggaggagtttgccatGGTTGATggggactgggttagggagcaaagAAGCAAGCTGGACATGCATAAATCcgtgggtccggatgggatgcacccgcgggtgctgagggagctggctgaggtcattgctgaaCCACTccccatcatctttgccaa TGACGTGGACCTcaaactggctgaag